Proteins found in one Serratia plymuthica genomic segment:
- the sufD gene encoding Fe-S cluster assembly protein SufD, with protein MAGLPTNNNSRALQQLYSLFEARGGERSAHALAHWQQALRLGWPTRKHENWKYTPLEGLLEQQFLEPQAEPITAAQRNALALNLDAYRLVFVDGRFNAALSDSDLGEYQFDVTPYGTPQALPEPIQPEIFLHLTESLAQETSMIRVAAGKIAARPLYLLHISSGGGAAGEVNTVHHRHHLEVGRNARAEVIEHYVSLNEAAHFTGARLTASVGDNAELHHCKLAFESQASYHFAHNDLVIGRDARVKSDSFLLGAGLTRHNTSAQLNGEGSNLAINSLVLPVGKDVCDTRTYLEHNKGYCESRQLHKTVVSDRAKAVFNGMIKVAKHAIKTDGQMTNHNLLLGKVAEVDTKPQLEIYADDVKCSHGATVGRIDEEQLFYLQSRGIDKHAAQQMIIFAFAAELTEGIGNDVIREWVLARIAQRLPGEAA; from the coding sequence ATGGCTGGCTTACCGACCAACAATAACTCACGCGCGTTGCAACAGCTTTACAGCCTGTTCGAGGCTCGAGGCGGCGAACGCTCCGCTCATGCTCTGGCGCACTGGCAGCAGGCTTTGCGCCTGGGCTGGCCGACGCGCAAGCATGAAAACTGGAAATATACCCCGCTGGAAGGGTTGCTGGAGCAGCAGTTCCTTGAGCCGCAGGCCGAGCCGATCACCGCCGCTCAACGTAATGCGCTGGCGCTGAACCTGGATGCTTATCGGCTGGTGTTTGTCGACGGGCGTTTCAACGCCGCGCTGAGCGACAGCGATCTGGGCGAATACCAGTTCGACGTCACTCCCTACGGTACGCCGCAGGCGTTGCCGGAGCCGATCCAACCTGAAATTTTTCTGCACCTGACCGAAAGCCTGGCGCAGGAGACCAGCATGATCCGCGTGGCGGCCGGCAAGATCGCTGCGCGGCCGTTGTACCTGTTGCACATCAGCAGCGGGGGCGGCGCGGCGGGCGAAGTGAACACCGTGCATCATCGCCATCATCTCGAGGTCGGTCGCAATGCCCGGGCCGAGGTGATCGAGCATTATGTCAGCCTGAACGAAGCCGCGCATTTCACCGGTGCCCGGCTGACGGCCAGCGTCGGAGACAACGCGGAGCTGCATCACTGCAAGCTGGCGTTCGAAAGCCAGGCGAGCTACCACTTTGCGCATAACGACTTGGTGATTGGCCGCGACGCGCGGGTGAAAAGCGACAGCTTCCTGCTGGGAGCCGGGCTTACGCGGCATAACACCAGCGCGCAGTTGAACGGCGAAGGCTCCAACCTGGCGATCAACAGCCTGGTGTTGCCGGTGGGCAAAGACGTGTGCGATACCCGTACCTACCTGGAGCACAACAAAGGTTACTGCGAGAGCCGTCAACTGCATAAAACGGTGGTCAGCGATCGCGCCAAGGCGGTATTCAACGGCATGATCAAAGTCGCCAAACATGCGATCAAGACCGACGGCCAGATGACCAACCACAACCTGCTGCTGGGTAAGGTGGCGGAGGTGGACACCAAGCCGCAGTTGGAAATCTACGCCGATGACGTGAAATGCAGCCACGGCGCCACCGTCGGGCGCATTGATGAAGAGCAACTGTTCTATCTGCAATCGCGAGGCATTGATAAACACGCAGCGCAGCAGATGATCATCTTTGCCTTTGCCGCTGAACTGACCGAGGGCATCGGCAACGATGTCATCCGCGAATGGGTGCTGGCGCGCATAGCGCAGCGCCTGCCGGGGGAGGCAGCATGA
- the sufC gene encoding Fe-S cluster assembly ATPase SufC, which translates to MLSIKNLKVSAEGNEILKGLNLEIKPGEVHAIMGPNGSGKSTLSATLAGREEYEVTEGEVTFKGKDLLELAPEDRAGEGVFLAFQYPVEIPGVSNHFFLQTSVNAVRKYRQQEALDRFDFADFIEEKIELLNMPPDLLTRSVNVGFSGGEKKRNDILQMAALEPDLCILDETDSGLDIDALKIVANGVNSLRDGKRAFIIVTHYQRILDYIKPDYVHVLSQGRIVKSGDFSLVKQLEEQGYGWLTDQQ; encoded by the coding sequence ATGTTAAGTATCAAGAATTTAAAAGTCAGCGCCGAAGGCAATGAGATCCTCAAGGGATTGAACCTGGAGATCAAACCGGGTGAAGTGCATGCCATCATGGGGCCGAACGGCTCGGGCAAGAGTACGCTCTCAGCCACCCTGGCGGGGCGTGAAGAGTATGAAGTGACCGAGGGCGAGGTGACCTTCAAGGGTAAGGATCTGCTTGAGTTGGCTCCGGAAGATCGCGCCGGTGAAGGCGTGTTCCTGGCGTTCCAGTATCCGGTGGAGATCCCCGGCGTCAGCAACCACTTCTTCCTGCAGACGTCGGTGAATGCCGTGCGCAAATACCGCCAGCAAGAAGCGCTCGATCGCTTCGATTTCGCTGATTTCATCGAAGAAAAGATTGAACTGCTGAATATGCCGCCGGATCTGCTGACCCGTTCGGTCAACGTCGGCTTCTCCGGCGGCGAGAAAAAGCGTAATGACATTTTGCAGATGGCGGCGCTGGAGCCCGATCTGTGCATTCTGGATGAAACCGACTCCGGCCTGGATATTGACGCGCTGAAGATCGTCGCCAACGGCGTCAATTCGCTGCGGGATGGCAAGCGCGCTTTCATTATCGTCACGCACTATCAGCGTATTCTGGACTACATCAAACCGGATTATGTCCATGTTCTTTCCCAAGGGCGCATCGTGAAGTCCGGCGATTTCTCCCTGGTGAAACAGTTGGAGGAGCAGGGCTATGGCTGGCTTACCGACCAACAATAA
- the ydiJ gene encoding D-2-hydroxyglutarate dehydrogenase YdiJ, which produces MIPQISQAPGLVQRVLDFLEALKQNGFNGDVATSYADRLTMATDNSIYQLLPDAVVFPRSTADVALIARLAGEERFSALTFSPRGGGTGTNGQALNTGIVVDMSRHMNRILEINVEQGWVKVEAGVIKDQLNQYLRPFGYFFSPELSTSNRATLGGMINTDASGQGSLVYGKTSDHVLGLRAVLLGGDMIDTRAMPTPLAETIAMEDTVEGRIYHRVLNSCRDQRALILEKFPKLNRFLTGYDLRHVFSDDLQTFDLTRILTGAEGTLAFITEARLDITPLPKVRRLVNVKYDSFDSALRNAPFMVEAKALSVETIDSKVLNLAREDIVWHSVSELITNVPDKEMLGLNIVEFAGDDKALIDQQMETLCLRLDELIREKQGGVIGYQICGDLVGIERIYNMRKKAVGLLGNAKGRAKPIPFAEDTCVPPQHLADYIVEFRQLLDSHNLSYGMFGHVDAGVLHVRPALDMCDPQQEVLMKQLSDQVVALTAKYGGLLWGEHGKGFRAEYSPEFFGEQLYEELRRIKAAFDPNNRLNPGKICPPLGVDAPMMKVDAAKRGTLDRRIPIEVRTSFRGAMECNGNGLCFNFDVRSPMCPSMKITGSRIHSPKGRAALVREWLRLLSEQGVDPLVLERQLPQQRLSFRTLIEKTRNSWYAGKGEYDFSHEVKEAMSGCLACKACSTQCPIKIDVPGFRSRFLQLYHTRYLRPARDYMVAGVESYTPLMAKAPKVFNFFFRQPWVRELSRNAIGMVDLPMLSSPTLRQQLSGHGALTMTLEQLEALSAEQREQHVLIVQDPFTSYYDAKVVADFVRLVEKLGYQPVLLPFSPNGKAQHIKGFLTRFARTARKTADFLNRVAKLGMPLVGVDPALVLCYRDEYSEILGETRGDFQVQLVHEWLQQLLAERAEQPATGEAWYLFGHCTETTALPASGQHWASIFSRFGARLENVSVGCCGMAGTYGHEVKNLENSLGIYELSWHQALQRLPRQRCLATGYSCRSQVKRIEGNGVRHPLQALLEMIA; this is translated from the coding sequence ATGATCCCACAGATTTCTCAGGCGCCCGGCCTCGTTCAACGGGTGCTCGACTTTTTGGAAGCCTTAAAACAAAACGGATTCAACGGTGATGTTGCGACCAGCTATGCCGATCGGCTGACGATGGCGACCGACAACAGCATCTATCAGCTGTTGCCTGACGCGGTGGTGTTTCCTCGTTCAACGGCGGATGTGGCGTTGATTGCGCGACTGGCGGGCGAAGAGCGCTTCAGCGCGCTGACCTTTAGCCCGCGCGGCGGCGGTACCGGCACCAACGGCCAGGCCCTCAACACCGGCATTGTGGTCGATATGTCGCGCCACATGAACCGCATCCTTGAAATCAATGTCGAACAGGGTTGGGTGAAGGTTGAAGCCGGGGTCATCAAAGATCAGCTTAACCAGTATCTGCGGCCGTTCGGCTATTTCTTCTCTCCGGAACTTTCCACCAGTAACCGCGCGACGCTGGGCGGCATGATCAACACCGATGCGTCCGGCCAAGGCTCGCTGGTGTACGGCAAAACCTCCGATCACGTTCTGGGCCTGAGGGCGGTGCTGCTGGGGGGCGATATGATCGATACCCGCGCCATGCCGACACCGCTTGCGGAAACGATTGCTATGGAAGATACCGTCGAAGGCCGGATCTACCATAGGGTGCTGAATAGCTGCCGCGACCAGCGTGCGTTGATCCTGGAGAAATTCCCCAAGCTAAACCGCTTCCTGACCGGCTACGACCTGCGGCATGTGTTCAGCGACGATCTGCAGACCTTCGATCTAACGCGCATCCTGACCGGTGCTGAGGGCACGCTGGCGTTTATCACCGAGGCGCGGCTGGATATCACGCCGCTGCCGAAGGTACGCCGCTTGGTTAACGTAAAATATGATTCCTTTGATTCAGCCCTGCGCAACGCTCCCTTCATGGTGGAGGCCAAGGCGCTGTCGGTGGAGACCATTGATTCCAAGGTGCTGAACCTGGCGCGGGAAGATATTGTTTGGCACTCGGTGAGTGAATTGATCACCAACGTGCCGGATAAAGAGATGCTGGGTCTGAACATCGTCGAATTTGCCGGGGATGACAAGGCGCTGATCGACCAGCAGATGGAAACTCTGTGTCTGCGGCTGGACGAGTTAATCCGCGAGAAGCAGGGCGGCGTGATTGGCTATCAGATCTGCGGGGACCTGGTCGGTATCGAGCGGATTTATAACATGCGCAAGAAGGCGGTCGGGCTGTTGGGCAACGCCAAAGGGCGCGCCAAACCTATTCCTTTCGCCGAAGATACCTGCGTGCCGCCGCAGCATTTGGCCGATTATATTGTCGAATTCCGCCAGTTGTTGGACAGCCATAACCTCAGTTACGGCATGTTCGGCCACGTGGATGCCGGCGTATTGCACGTACGGCCTGCGCTCGACATGTGCGATCCGCAGCAAGAAGTGCTGATGAAGCAGCTTTCCGACCAGGTGGTGGCGCTGACCGCCAAATATGGTGGGTTACTGTGGGGCGAACACGGCAAAGGCTTCCGCGCCGAATACAGCCCGGAATTCTTCGGCGAGCAGTTGTACGAGGAGTTGCGCCGCATCAAGGCCGCGTTCGATCCGAATAACCGCCTTAACCCCGGTAAAATTTGCCCGCCGTTGGGCGTCGATGCCCCGATGATGAAAGTGGACGCGGCCAAGCGCGGCACACTCGATCGTCGTATCCCGATTGAGGTGCGCACCTCGTTCCGTGGCGCCATGGAGTGCAACGGCAACGGCCTGTGTTTTAACTTTGATGTGCGCAGCCCGATGTGCCCGTCGATGAAGATCACCGGCAGCCGCATTCACTCGCCAAAAGGCCGTGCGGCGCTGGTGCGCGAATGGTTGCGTCTGCTGTCCGAACAGGGAGTAGACCCGCTGGTGCTGGAACGGCAATTGCCGCAGCAGCGTCTCAGCTTCCGTACCTTGATCGAGAAAACCCGCAACAGCTGGTATGCCGGCAAAGGCGAATATGATTTTTCGCACGAGGTGAAAGAGGCGATGTCCGGCTGCCTGGCCTGTAAAGCCTGTTCCACCCAATGCCCGATTAAAATTGACGTGCCGGGTTTCCGCTCGCGTTTCCTGCAGCTGTATCACACCCGTTATCTGCGGCCGGCGCGCGACTATATGGTCGCCGGGGTTGAAAGCTATACGCCGTTGATGGCGAAAGCGCCGAAGGTATTCAACTTCTTCTTCCGTCAGCCCTGGGTGCGTGAGCTGAGCCGCAACGCTATCGGTATGGTCGATTTGCCAATGCTCTCCAGCCCGACGCTGCGTCAGCAGCTTTCCGGCCACGGCGCCTTGACCATGACGCTGGAGCAACTTGAGGCGTTGAGCGCCGAACAGCGTGAGCAACACGTGCTGATCGTGCAGGATCCCTTCACCAGCTATTACGACGCCAAGGTGGTGGCGGACTTTGTACGGCTGGTGGAAAAACTCGGTTACCAGCCGGTGCTGCTGCCCTTCTCGCCGAACGGCAAGGCGCAGCATATCAAAGGCTTCTTGACGCGCTTTGCCCGCACCGCGCGCAAAACCGCCGATTTCCTCAATCGAGTGGCCAAGCTCGGGATGCCGCTGGTAGGGGTCGATCCGGCGCTGGTGCTGTGCTATCGCGACGAATATAGCGAGATCCTCGGCGAAACGCGCGGTGACTTCCAGGTGCAACTGGTACATGAATGGCTGCAACAACTGCTGGCGGAACGTGCCGAGCAACCGGCGACCGGCGAGGCCTGGTACCTGTTTGGCCACTGTACCGAAACCACGGCGCTGCCGGCCAGCGGCCAGCATTGGGCGTCGATCTTCTCGCGCTTCGGGGCCAGGCTGGAAAACGTCAGCGTGGGCTGTTGCGGCATGGCGGGCACCTACGGGCATGAAGTGAAGAACCTGGAGAATTCGCTCGGGATTTATGAGCTATCATGGCACCAGGCGTTGCAACGTTTGCCGCGGCAACGTTGTCTGGCGACCGGCTATTCTTGTCGCAGCCAGGTCAAACGCATTGAGGGTAACGGCGTGCGCCACCCGTTACAGGCACTTCTGGAGATGATTGCGTGA
- the sufS gene encoding cysteine desulfurase SufS, which translates to MSFPIERVRSEFPLLAREVNGRPLAYLDSAASAQKPQAVIDRELDFYRHGYAAVHRGIHTLSAEATQEMEAVREKVAAFINASSAEEIVFVKGTTEGINLVANSFGRHFLQPGDSIIITEMEHHANIVPWQMLAQERGLQLRVWPLQQDGTLDLAQLPGLIDSSTKLLAMTQVSNVLGTVNPVREIIAQAKTAGLKVLIDGAQAVMHQRVDVQALDCDFYVFSGHKLYGPSGIGILYGRQALLQQMPPWEGGGSMIQQVSLTNGTTYAEPPWRFEAGSPNTAGMMGLGAAIDYVNALGLEAIHDYEQSLMHYALEALKQVPALKIYGPSERAGVIAFNLGEHHAYDVGSFLDQYGIAIRTGHHCAMPLMAFYNVPSMCRASLALYNTRDEVDRLVAGLQRIQKLLG; encoded by the coding sequence ATGAGTTTTCCGATTGAACGGGTGCGCAGCGAATTCCCCCTGTTGGCGCGTGAGGTCAATGGCCGGCCGCTGGCTTACCTTGACAGTGCCGCCAGTGCGCAGAAGCCGCAGGCGGTGATCGATCGCGAGCTGGATTTTTATCGCCATGGCTATGCTGCGGTACACCGTGGCATTCACACGCTGAGCGCAGAAGCGACGCAGGAAATGGAAGCGGTGCGCGAAAAAGTGGCGGCGTTTATCAACGCCTCCTCGGCGGAAGAGATTGTCTTCGTCAAGGGCACCACCGAGGGCATTAACCTGGTGGCCAACAGCTTTGGCCGCCATTTCCTGCAACCGGGCGACAGCATCATCATCACCGAGATGGAGCACCACGCCAATATTGTTCCCTGGCAGATGCTGGCGCAGGAACGCGGGCTTCAACTGCGGGTGTGGCCGCTGCAGCAGGACGGTACTCTGGATCTGGCGCAGTTGCCGGGTTTGATCGACTCGTCCACCAAATTGCTGGCGATGACCCAGGTCTCCAACGTGCTCGGCACGGTGAACCCGGTGCGTGAAATCATCGCGCAGGCGAAGACGGCGGGGCTGAAGGTGCTGATAGACGGCGCTCAGGCCGTTATGCATCAGCGGGTGGATGTGCAGGCGCTGGATTGCGATTTTTATGTGTTTTCCGGCCACAAGCTGTATGGCCCTTCCGGCATCGGCATTCTTTATGGCCGTCAGGCGCTGTTGCAGCAGATGCCGCCGTGGGAAGGCGGGGGCTCGATGATACAACAGGTCAGCCTGACGAATGGCACCACCTATGCCGAGCCGCCGTGGCGCTTTGAGGCCGGTTCGCCGAACACGGCCGGCATGATGGGGCTGGGCGCGGCGATTGATTACGTTAACGCGCTTGGGCTGGAGGCGATTCACGACTACGAACAGTCGCTGATGCACTATGCGCTCGAAGCGCTAAAACAGGTGCCGGCACTTAAAATTTATGGTCCGTCAGAGCGCGCCGGAGTCATTGCCTTTAACCTGGGTGAGCACCACGCTTACGACGTCGGCAGTTTCCTGGATCAATACGGCATTGCCATTCGTACCGGCCACCATTGCGCGATGCCGTTGATGGCGTTCTATAATGTGCCGAGCATGTGCCGTGCTTCGCTGGCGTTATATAACACGCGCGATGAAGTTGACCGGCTGGTGGCAGGGTTGCAGCGTATCCAAAAACTCTTGGGGTAG
- the sufB gene encoding Fe-S cluster assembly protein SufB, protein MTRSNIEMPNEVQAWVSEGRYKEGFFTQLDTDELATGINEDVVRAISAKRNEPEWMLEFRLEAYRAWLQMEEPHWLKANYDRLNYQDYSYYSAPSCGSCDDACGSQPGAEQQPGAATENSYLTSEVELAFNQLGVPVREGSEVAVDAIFDSVSVSTTYREKLAESGVIFCSFGEAIQEYPDLVRKYLGRVVPSNDNFFAALNAAVASDGTFVYVPKGVRCPMELSTYFRINAAKTGQFERTILIADEGSYVSYIEGCSAPVRDSYQLHAAVVEVILHKDAEVKYSTVQNWFSGGDSKGGILNFVTKRALCEGAGSKMSWTQSETGSAITWKYPSVILQGDNSIGEFFSVALTSGHQQADTGTKMIHIGKNTRSTIIAKGISAGHSENTYRGLVKILPGAENARNFTQCDSMLIGPDSGAHTFPYVEARNNSAQLEHEATTSKIGDDQLFYCLQRGISEDNAISMIVNGFCKDVFSELPLEFAVEAQKLLAISLEHSVG, encoded by the coding sequence ATGACACGAAGCAATATAGAAATGCCTAATGAAGTGCAGGCTTGGGTCAGCGAAGGTCGCTACAAAGAAGGCTTTTTCACCCAGTTGGATACCGATGAATTGGCGACGGGCATCAACGAAGACGTGGTGCGCGCCATCTCGGCCAAGCGCAACGAACCTGAGTGGATGCTGGAATTCCGCCTGGAGGCTTACCGTGCCTGGCTGCAAATGGAAGAGCCGCATTGGTTGAAAGCGAACTATGACCGGCTGAACTACCAGGATTACAGCTATTACTCCGCGCCCTCCTGCGGCAGCTGCGACGACGCCTGCGGTTCCCAGCCCGGTGCCGAACAGCAACCCGGCGCGGCAACCGAAAACAGCTATCTGACCAGCGAGGTTGAGCTGGCGTTTAACCAACTCGGCGTGCCGGTGCGCGAAGGCAGCGAAGTGGCGGTAGACGCGATCTTCGACTCGGTATCGGTCTCCACTACCTACCGCGAAAAACTGGCGGAAAGCGGGGTGATTTTCTGCTCGTTCGGCGAGGCGATTCAGGAATATCCGGATCTGGTGCGCAAGTACCTGGGCCGCGTCGTCCCGTCCAATGATAACTTCTTTGCCGCGCTGAACGCCGCAGTGGCCTCCGACGGCACTTTTGTCTACGTGCCGAAAGGCGTGCGCTGCCCGATGGAGCTATCGACCTATTTCCGCATTAACGCCGCCAAAACCGGTCAGTTCGAACGCACCATCCTGATTGCCGATGAAGGCAGCTACGTCAGCTACATCGAAGGTTGCTCAGCCCCGGTGCGCGACAGCTATCAGCTGCATGCGGCGGTAGTGGAAGTGATCCTGCACAAAGACGCCGAAGTGAAATATTCAACGGTGCAAAACTGGTTCTCCGGCGGCGACAGCAAAGGCGGCATTCTCAACTTCGTGACCAAGCGCGCATTATGCGAAGGCGCGGGATCGAAGATGTCCTGGACCCAGTCGGAAACCGGTTCGGCGATCACCTGGAAATACCCGAGCGTGATCCTGCAGGGCGATAACTCAATCGGCGAGTTTTTCTCGGTGGCGCTGACCAGCGGCCATCAACAGGCGGATACCGGCACCAAGATGATCCACATCGGCAAAAACACCCGATCGACCATCATTGCCAAAGGCATCTCCGCCGGGCACAGCGAGAACACCTACCGCGGCCTGGTGAAGATCCTGCCGGGGGCGGAAAACGCGCGTAACTTTACCCAATGCGACTCGATGCTGATTGGGCCGGACAGCGGCGCCCATACTTTCCCGTACGTAGAGGCCCGCAATAACAGCGCACAGCTGGAACACGAAGCGACCACCTCGAAAATCGGCGATGACCAACTGTTCTACTGCTTGCAGCGCGGTATCAGCGAAGACAATGCCATCTCTATGATCGTCAACGGATTCTGCAAGGACGTGTTCTCTGAACTGCCGCTGGAATTCGCCGTCGAGGCGCAAAAGTTATTGGCCATCAGCCTGGAACACAGCGTGGGCTAA
- the sufE gene encoding cysteine desulfuration protein SufE: MANLPDKDKLVRNFSRCLNWEDKYLYVIELGAKLPALDEAERQAGNLISGCQSQVWIVMHTDEQGRVEFHGDSDAAIVKGLLAVVFILYHQMTPQQITELDVRPFFAELALSQHLTPSRSQGLEAMIRAIRIKAAQLA; the protein is encoded by the coding sequence ATGGCGAACTTGCCGGATAAAGATAAATTGGTGCGAAATTTTTCCCGTTGCCTCAACTGGGAAGATAAGTACCTGTATGTGATTGAACTGGGCGCGAAGTTGCCGGCGCTTGACGAGGCTGAACGCCAGGCGGGTAACCTGATTTCCGGCTGCCAGAGCCAGGTGTGGATTGTGATGCATACCGACGAGCAAGGGCGCGTCGAATTTCACGGCGACAGCGACGCTGCCATCGTCAAAGGGTTGCTGGCGGTGGTGTTTATTCTGTATCACCAAATGACGCCACAGCAGATTACCGAGCTTGATGTTCGACCCTTTTTCGCCGAGTTGGCGCTTAGCCAACACTTGACGCCTTCGCGCTCTCAAGGGTTGGAGGCGATGATCCGCGCTATCCGCATTAAGGCCGCCCAGTTGGCGTGA
- a CDS encoding L,D-transpeptidase family protein: MKRALSLMGMLFATVLTGTQAASATEYPLPPPDSRLIGENTTYTVPNDGRPLEAIAADYQIGLLGMLEANPGTDPFLPKPGSVLTIPTQMLLPDTKREGIVVNLAELRLYYYPKGENKVIVYPIGIGQTGMHTPLQVTSVSQKIPNPTWTPTANIRKRYQAKGVTLPAVIPAGPENPMGLFAMRLAMGHGEYLIHGTNANFGIGMRVSSGCIRLRPKDIEALFNMVPRGTRVQVINDPVKISVEPDGKRYVEVHQPLSRIESDDPQTMPITLSKTEKTFVADAQTDRTVFDSAVVRRSGMPVLVNLGQSMSEVTLTPVAPQKANKGLFKGAPISSVN; encoded by the coding sequence ATGAAACGTGCGTTGAGTTTAATGGGCATGCTATTCGCCACCGTACTGACAGGCACCCAAGCCGCCAGCGCGACCGAATACCCGCTGCCGCCGCCGGACAGCCGCCTGATTGGCGAGAACACCACTTACACCGTACCTAACGATGGCCGCCCGCTGGAGGCGATTGCCGCCGACTATCAAATTGGCCTGCTGGGCATGCTGGAGGCCAATCCAGGTACGGATCCGTTCCTGCCCAAGCCGGGTTCGGTATTGACCATCCCGACTCAAATGTTGCTGCCGGACACCAAGCGTGAGGGAATAGTGGTCAATCTGGCCGAACTGCGCCTGTACTACTACCCGAAAGGCGAGAACAAAGTGATTGTTTATCCCATCGGTATTGGTCAGACCGGCATGCATACGCCGCTGCAGGTGACCTCAGTCAGCCAGAAGATCCCGAACCCGACCTGGACACCCACGGCCAACATCCGTAAACGCTATCAGGCCAAAGGCGTGACGCTGCCGGCGGTGATACCGGCCGGCCCTGAAAACCCGATGGGGCTGTTTGCCATGCGTCTGGCTATGGGGCACGGTGAGTATTTGATCCACGGCACCAATGCCAATTTCGGTATTGGCATGCGCGTCAGCTCCGGCTGTATCCGTCTGCGTCCGAAGGATATCGAAGCGCTGTTCAACATGGTGCCGCGCGGCACCCGCGTGCAGGTGATTAACGATCCGGTGAAAATTTCCGTGGAGCCGGACGGCAAGCGTTACGTCGAAGTCCATCAGCCGCTGTCGAGAATCGAAAGCGACGATCCGCAGACCATGCCGATTACGTTGTCCAAAACCGAAAAAACCTTTGTCGCGGATGCGCAGACCGATCGTACGGTGTTCGACAGCGCGGTTGTACGCCGCTCTGGCATGCCGGTACTGGTTAATCTGGGGCAGAGTATGTCTGAGGTGACTTTAACGCCTGTAGCCCCGCAGAAAGCGAATAAGGGCTTGTTCAAGGGGGCACCTATCAGCTCAGTGAATTAA
- the sufA gene encoding Fe-S cluster assembly scaffold SufA has translation MQTENVGTFSLDENVWQGILLSDDAVRQITKLMQQDPQVKGLQLGVKQSGCAGFAYVLDLTRAPAEDDLLFERDGAKLYVPLKAMPFIDGTTVDFVREGLNQIFKFNNPKAQHACGCGESFGV, from the coding sequence ATGCAAACGGAAAATGTCGGCACCTTTTCTCTGGACGAAAATGTCTGGCAAGGCATTTTGCTCAGTGACGACGCCGTACGACAAATTACTAAATTGATGCAGCAGGATCCGCAAGTGAAGGGGCTGCAACTCGGGGTGAAGCAATCAGGCTGCGCCGGGTTTGCCTATGTGCTGGATCTCACCCGTGCCCCGGCAGAAGACGACCTGCTGTTCGAGCGCGATGGCGCAAAACTGTATGTGCCGCTGAAAGCCATGCCGTTCATCGATGGCACCACGGTAGATTTTGTCCGTGAAGGGCTGAATCAAATATTCAAATTCAATAACCCTAAAGCTCAGCATGCCTGCGGGTGCGGCGAGAGCTTTGGCGTTTGA
- the menI gene encoding 1,4-dihydroxy-2-naphthoyl-CoA hydrolase produces the protein MKLWKRETTLEQLNRAGEGCMVSHVGIHFTRLEDDFLEATMPVDHRTRQPFGLLHGGASVVLAESMGSMAGYLCSEGEQKVVGLEINANHLRAAFEGQVRGVCRALHVGRRHQVWQIEIFDSRDRLCCTSRLTTAVID, from the coding sequence GTGAAATTGTGGAAACGAGAAACGACGCTGGAGCAGTTAAACCGCGCCGGTGAGGGATGCATGGTAAGCCATGTGGGGATTCACTTCACCCGGCTGGAAGACGATTTTCTTGAAGCCACGATGCCGGTGGACCACCGCACCCGGCAACCTTTCGGGTTGCTGCACGGCGGGGCATCGGTGGTGCTGGCGGAGTCGATGGGATCGATGGCCGGCTATCTGTGCAGCGAAGGGGAGCAGAAAGTGGTGGGGCTGGAAATCAATGCCAACCATTTGCGGGCGGCGTTTGAAGGGCAGGTGCGCGGCGTATGCCGTGCGCTGCACGTGGGCCGGCGGCATCAGGTGTGGCAGATCGAGATATTCGATTCGCGTGACCGGTTGTGCTGCACCTCACGCTTGACCACCGCAGTGATCGACTGA
- a CDS encoding major outer membrane lipoprotein codes for MNRTKLVLGAVILGSTLLAGCSSNAKIDQLSSDVQTLNAKVDQLSNDVNAIRSDVQAAKDDAARANQRLDNQAHAYKK; via the coding sequence ATGAATCGTACTAAACTGGTACTGGGCGCGGTAATCCTGGGTTCCACTCTGCTGGCAGGCTGCTCTAGCAATGCTAAAATCGATCAACTGTCTTCTGACGTTCAGACTCTGAACGCTAAAGTTGACCAGCTGAGCAACGACGTGAACGCAATCCGTTCTGACGTTCAAGCAGCTAAAGACGACGCAGCACGTGCTAACCAGCGCCTGGACAACCAAGCTCACGCTTACAAAAAGTAA